The following proteins come from a genomic window of Bacillota bacterium:
- a CDS encoding helix-turn-helix domain-containing protein: MKEYELLKNYRVYRGLTQKQVAESLNMTHSGYSKYERGERKITIDLWMELSKILDIPFSALGTANNPDYLEQQYLYNYYEQYNKMAEDIISNKDKLSDSEIKSAFNIFKNTYERIETEKTKLLEIIKHDDFDELIKKLKLGDIFKTIYK; this comes from the coding sequence ATGAAAGAGTATGAATTATTAAAAAATTATCGTGTATATAGAGGATTAACACAAAAGCAAGTTGCAGAATCACTTAATATGACACATTCTGGCTATTCAAAATATGAAAGAGGCGAAAGGAAAATAACAATTGATTTATGGATGGAATTGAGTAAAATTTTAGATATACCATTTAGCGCACTAGGAACTGCTAATAATCCAGACTATTTAGAACAACAATATCTATATAATTACTATGAACAATATAATAAAATGGCAGAGGATATTATAAGTAACAAAGATAAACTATCGGATTCTGAAATAAAGAGTGCATTTAACATATTTAAAAACACATACGAACGCATTGAAACTGAAAAAACTAAACTTCTTGAAATTATTAAACATGATGACTTTGATGAATTAATAAAGAAACTTAAACTTGGTGACATCTTTAAAACTATTTATAAGTAA